Proteins from a single region of Candidatus Neomarinimicrobiota bacterium:
- a CDS encoding M28 family peptidase gives MKTLLLGRILPLLIFISCGQPPVVEPADPQMKLVSTFDVALDKETQSKLESQFDAILNPQNLNDWMKHMSSKPHHVGSPWSKQNAEFIAQKFDEWGFETEIEIFDVMVPFPKIRKLELVAPNKVSLKLKEPELKEDATSGITKDLLPAFNAFSADGNVTAELVYVNYGIPGDYEELERRGIDVKGKIVLARYGGSWRGIKPKVAYEHGAIGCIIFSDPKDDGYGRGDVYPKGPFRMEHGIQRGSVLDMPMYPGDPLTPGYGAKPDVERLTVEEAPTIMKIPVMPISYGDALPLLKALEGPVAPAQWRGGLPVTYHIGPGPAKVNLHLEFDWSLRRAYNPVAKMKGSVYPDEWIMRGNHHDGWAQGASDPISGMVSLMEEARAIGELVKTGWRPKRTLVYAGWDAEEPALLGSSEWVEYHRDEIKEKMVTYINTDGTGVGFLGVGGSHSLEKFVNEVASDVNDPVQGVTLQERNRARLRVSGNKDAEREDLRIYPLGSGSDYTAFIHHAGVPALNIGFGGESSGGSYHSIFDSYDHYTRFNDGDFKYGTTLAKVNGRLVLRLSEADILPFRFVNMVENIGSFIESNKKLAEEVAKKTEKRNKLLDQEAYTIAGNPKKTYLPPKRLDEVPDFDFGPLEAAHGRLESSAWKYEIALANIKKGSLSAGQKSQVNQFLREVEQAMTRGDGLPRRDWFKNMIYAPGFYTGYGVKTLPGIREGLEERKWEEVHTYIGEVAKALDRASAKINAAAKILEGA, from the coding sequence GCTGTGGTCAGCCACCAGTAGTTGAACCCGCCGATCCGCAGATGAAACTGGTATCCACATTTGATGTTGCACTCGATAAAGAAACCCAATCCAAACTGGAGTCCCAGTTTGATGCAATCTTGAATCCCCAGAATTTAAATGACTGGATGAAGCATATGTCATCTAAGCCACACCATGTTGGTTCCCCGTGGAGTAAGCAAAATGCAGAATTCATCGCTCAGAAATTTGATGAATGGGGTTTTGAAACTGAAATTGAAATATTTGATGTCATGGTGCCTTTCCCCAAGATTCGGAAACTGGAATTGGTGGCGCCAAATAAAGTATCACTCAAATTGAAAGAACCGGAACTAAAAGAAGATGCCACATCAGGGATTACAAAAGATCTTCTCCCTGCATTCAACGCCTTTTCTGCCGATGGTAATGTAACGGCTGAGCTGGTTTATGTGAATTATGGTATCCCTGGTGACTATGAAGAACTGGAACGTAGAGGTATTGACGTAAAAGGAAAAATTGTTCTCGCAAGGTATGGCGGTTCCTGGCGGGGAATTAAACCCAAAGTAGCTTATGAACATGGCGCCATCGGTTGTATTATTTTTTCCGATCCAAAAGATGATGGCTATGGTCGCGGTGATGTTTATCCTAAAGGTCCTTTTAGGATGGAACATGGGATTCAGCGGGGCTCCGTTTTGGATATGCCCATGTATCCCGGTGATCCATTAACTCCGGGTTATGGTGCCAAGCCTGATGTGGAACGGCTTACGGTTGAAGAAGCACCTACGATTATGAAAATTCCTGTCATGCCTATTTCTTATGGGGATGCGCTACCTCTATTGAAAGCATTAGAAGGTCCGGTAGCACCTGCTCAATGGCGTGGCGGATTGCCGGTCACATATCATATTGGGCCGGGACCGGCAAAAGTTAATCTTCACCTAGAATTCGATTGGAGTCTGCGCCGTGCTTATAATCCTGTGGCCAAAATGAAAGGATCGGTTTATCCCGATGAATGGATTATGCGTGGCAACCACCACGATGGTTGGGCACAAGGCGCTTCTGATCCTATCAGTGGAATGGTGTCACTTATGGAAGAAGCACGTGCCATAGGTGAACTGGTCAAAACAGGCTGGCGCCCAAAACGGACATTAGTTTATGCCGGTTGGGATGCAGAAGAACCGGCCCTTTTGGGTTCGTCCGAATGGGTTGAATATCACCGGGATGAAATAAAGGAAAAAATGGTAACCTATATTAATACAGATGGCACTGGTGTTGGCTTTCTCGGTGTGGGCGGTTCTCACTCACTGGAAAAATTTGTGAATGAAGTTGCTTCAGATGTCAATGATCCAGTTCAGGGTGTGACCTTGCAGGAACGTAATCGTGCGCGTCTCAGGGTCAGCGGTAATAAAGATGCTGAACGAGAAGATTTACGAATATATCCATTGGGATCAGGTTCAGACTATACGGCATTTATTCATCATGCCGGCGTACCGGCCCTAAATATTGGTTTCGGTGGTGAAAGCAGTGGTGGGTCATATCACTCCATTTTTGATTCCTATGACCATTATACCCGTTTCAATGATGGTGATTTCAAATACGGAACAACTTTGGCCAAAGTAAATGGACGCCTGGTATTGCGTCTTTCAGAAGCGGATATTTTACCTTTTCGATTTGTGAATATGGTGGAAAATATCGGTTCGTTTATTGAAAGTAATAAAAAGCTGGCAGAAGAAGTGGCAAAGAAAACGGAAAAACGAAATAAACTTTTGGATCAGGAAGCATATACTATTGCGGGGAATCCGAAAAAAACTTATCTGCCGCCGAAACGGCTGGATGAAGTTCCCGACTTTGATTTTGGGCCTTTAGAAGCGGCCCATGGTCGTCTTGAATCCAGCGCCTGGAAATATGAAATAGCTTTAGCTAATATAAAGAAAGGCTCATTATCCGCTGGCCAAAAATCCCAAGTCAATCAATTCCTTCGGGAAGTAGAACAGGCCATGACTCGTGGCGATGGATTGCCTAGAAGGGATTGGTTCAAGAATATGATCTATGCCCCTGGTTTTTATACGGGATATGGCGTAAAGACACTTCCGGGAATTCGTGAGGGACTAGAAGAACGGAAATGGGAGGAAGTGCATACTTATATTGGTGAAGTGGCAAAAGCGCTGGATCGTGCTTCTGCTAAAATCAATGCAGCGGCTAAAATTCTTGAAGGGGCATAA
- a CDS encoding M28 family peptidase, with the protein MIKRMIIVYFSGFLLLSAQSLTIDPSVYKILDDISANQLETSVTKLVNFGTRHSLSDTVSNTRGIGAARRWIKNEFEKISNDCGGCLEVEEQWSLAKGNPKSRIKKDTWIVNIYAVKRGTIYPNRYVIMSGDIDSRISDPLDGKGDSPGANDNATGMAGAIELARVLSKHDFPTSIILAGLSGEEQGLFGGKFLAEKAITEGWEIIGVLNNDMIGNIEGVDGVIDNRTFRIFSEPYSILETEKQLKQKRFYGGENDGESRQLARHVYATTKTYLPEMNPMLIYRLDRFGRGGHHRPFNEVGFPGIRIMEAHENYNRQHQDIRTENGIKYGDVFEGVNFDYCAKLTAVNAAALVTLAMAPSKPNNVKIGGVVKPSTVLSWDKVDGAAGYKLYWRDTTAPTWQHSKLVGADVTKHTLKGIVIDNYLFGVAAVGQDGHESMVAYPGGLIGR; encoded by the coding sequence ATGATAAAACGTATGATAATTGTTTATTTTTCAGGATTTTTGCTGTTGTCGGCACAATCACTCACCATTGATCCGAGTGTGTATAAAATATTAGATGATATTAGCGCGAACCAGTTGGAAACATCCGTGACAAAACTGGTTAATTTTGGTACGCGCCATTCATTATCGGATACCGTATCTAACACTAGGGGAATTGGCGCTGCCCGGCGGTGGATCAAAAATGAATTTGAGAAAATTTCAAATGATTGTGGTGGTTGTCTGGAAGTGGAAGAACAATGGTCTTTAGCTAAAGGGAATCCCAAATCACGTATTAAAAAAGATACATGGATCGTCAATATTTATGCAGTGAAACGGGGCACAATATATCCCAATAGATATGTAATCATGAGTGGTGATATAGATTCGAGAATATCTGACCCGTTGGATGGAAAAGGCGATTCCCCCGGGGCCAACGATAATGCTACAGGCATGGCGGGAGCCATCGAACTGGCACGGGTGTTGTCGAAACATGATTTTCCCACAAGCATAATTTTGGCGGGACTTTCCGGAGAAGAACAGGGATTGTTCGGTGGAAAGTTTTTAGCGGAAAAAGCAATAACTGAAGGCTGGGAGATTATCGGTGTTTTGAATAATGATATGATTGGTAATATCGAAGGGGTGGATGGTGTTATTGATAACCGCACTTTCCGTATTTTTTCTGAACCATATTCAATTTTAGAGACAGAAAAACAGTTAAAGCAAAAACGATTTTACGGCGGTGAGAATGATGGTGAATCCCGCCAGTTGGCGCGGCATGTTTATGCCACCACGAAAACCTATTTACCAGAAATGAATCCCATGTTGATCTATCGTTTGGATCGCTTTGGCCGGGGCGGTCACCACCGCCCATTTAATGAAGTGGGATTTCCCGGTATTCGGATTATGGAAGCACACGAGAATTATAATCGCCAACATCAGGATATTCGTACAGAGAATGGGATTAAATACGGCGATGTTTTTGAAGGCGTGAATTTTGATTATTGTGCCAAACTGACCGCCGTGAATGCAGCCGCTTTGGTGACTTTAGCAATGGCGCCGTCGAAGCCCAATAATGTAAAGATTGGCGGTGTGGTTAAACCATCCACAGTTTTATCATGGGACAAAGTAGATGGTGCTGCCGGTTACAAACTTTACTGGCGGGATACCACCGCACCCACTTGGCAACATTCAAAACTCGTTGGTGCCGATGTAACCAAACACACCTTAAAAGGCATCGTCATTGACAATTATTTATTCGGCGTAGCCGCTGTGGGTCAAGATGGTCATGAAAGTATGGTTGCTTATCCCGGTGGATTAATCGGCAGGTAG
- a CDS encoding M20/M25/M40 family metallo-hydrolase, with product MIKKIILTILILSAAIFAGEPKSVNATRKWVKKNGHTIIKDFAHLLSMPNVASDKANIRKNAKYISGLFQKRGFEMQLLETEDANPIVYGEYKVPGATRTLCFYVHYDGQPVDLTQWKHGPFDPVLYNASMDAGGKQIPLPGERTKIDPEWRLYARSAGDDKAPIMTILNAVDALQSSKIGFTSNIKLFFEGEEEAGSTNLEAHLVKHRALLDDIDIWLFCDGPMHQSRQPQLVFGVRGVTGMEVTVYGAKRSLHSGHYGNWAPVPGQSLAHLIASLKAGNGKVLVDGFYDSVEPLSEFERMELSKIPDVDVQLKKELGLAFTEGNGRSINERLLLPSLTIKGLASGNVGKKARNVIPNTATAAIGVRLVKGNDPMDMLDKVETHIRSQGFHIVYDEPDMATRRKYPKIAKVVRRGSGYIASRTSMEESNAKAIINAVRAFVGDKLILMPALGGSLPLYLFTDLLQKPAIIVPIANHDNNQHASNENLRIANLWYGIDLMGVIMTMPDS from the coding sequence GTGATAAAGAAAATAATATTAACAATACTCATCCTTAGTGCGGCTATTTTCGCTGGGGAGCCAAAATCAGTAAATGCCACCCGGAAATGGGTGAAGAAAAATGGCCATACTATCATTAAGGATTTTGCCCATCTGCTCTCCATGCCAAACGTTGCTTCAGATAAAGCCAACATCCGCAAGAATGCGAAATACATTAGCGGTTTATTTCAAAAACGGGGCTTTGAGATGCAACTGTTGGAGACAGAAGATGCGAATCCCATTGTTTATGGTGAATACAAAGTACCGGGAGCAACACGGACGCTCTGTTTTTATGTCCACTATGATGGTCAGCCGGTGGATTTAACCCAATGGAAACATGGCCCTTTTGACCCTGTTCTCTATAATGCATCTATGGATGCTGGTGGTAAACAAATTCCGTTGCCAGGGGAAAGAACCAAAATCGATCCGGAGTGGCGGCTTTATGCCCGCTCCGCCGGGGATGACAAAGCGCCTATTATGACAATCCTCAATGCGGTGGATGCGCTTCAATCTTCGAAAATTGGTTTCACCTCAAACATTAAATTATTTTTTGAAGGTGAAGAGGAAGCTGGTTCCACAAACCTGGAAGCACATCTGGTGAAACATAGGGCATTATTGGATGATATTGATATTTGGCTCTTTTGTGACGGACCAATGCACCAAAGCCGTCAACCCCAATTGGTGTTTGGCGTTCGTGGTGTAACGGGTATGGAAGTGACCGTTTATGGGGCTAAGCGATCGTTACACAGCGGACATTATGGTAACTGGGCGCCAGTGCCAGGGCAATCCCTAGCACACCTAATTGCATCCCTGAAGGCTGGAAATGGAAAAGTATTGGTGGATGGATTTTATGATTCAGTAGAACCATTATCTGAATTTGAACGAATGGAATTGAGCAAGATTCCCGATGTGGATGTTCAATTAAAAAAGGAATTAGGTTTGGCTTTCACTGAAGGTAATGGTCGCTCCATCAATGAGCGATTGTTGTTGCCATCACTCACAATCAAAGGGTTAGCCAGTGGAAATGTGGGGAAAAAAGCCCGAAATGTAATTCCGAATACTGCCACGGCAGCAATTGGTGTTCGCTTGGTTAAAGGAAACGACCCGATGGATATGCTGGATAAAGTGGAAACGCATATTCGTAGCCAAGGCTTTCACATTGTTTATGATGAACCAGATATGGCGACACGGCGGAAATATCCAAAGATAGCTAAGGTGGTTCGCCGAGGCTCAGGGTATATCGCATCCCGAACATCCATGGAAGAATCCAACGCCAAAGCAATCATTAATGCGGTTAGGGCATTTGTGGGGGATAAACTTATTCTAATGCCGGCACTGGGCGGATCCCTGCCATTATATTTATTTACAGATTTACTTCAAAAACCGGCCATAATTGTGCCTATAGCAAACCATGATAATAATCAGCATGCCTCCAATGAGAATCTCAGGATTGCCAATCTTTGGTACGGGATAGACCTCATGGGTGTTATTATGACAATGCCCGATTCATGA
- a CDS encoding oxidoreductase, which yields MIRIIPLFISLAFSQSISLQKMDSGVEASFRGLSVVNQKVVWVSGTGGTVLRTVNGGESWKNVSVPNMEKTDFRDVEGFDKNTAIVMGIASPARFYKTTDGGQNWNLVHYDNREGVFYDGMSFWNRKNGISFSDPIDGHHLLIRTTDGGESWQEIPKDGFPKKLDPEFGFAASGTGIPVQGRQTVWLGMGGKKSRVFKSEDGGLNWYATETPVVHGGQSTGIYSMAFKNKKVGIAVGGDYINQSVKNTMAYTNDGGATWHLPEKQTHQYRECVAHYRGNIFFAVGPSGFDMTTDNGKNWHPHYWEVKDLTAVAFAKGSSIGYVVGKKGQIYKIKVGH from the coding sequence ATGATTCGTATTATTCCATTATTTATTAGTCTGGCCTTCAGTCAGTCCATTTCATTACAAAAAATGGATAGTGGCGTGGAAGCGTCCTTTCGGGGACTATCGGTAGTAAATCAAAAAGTGGTTTGGGTCAGCGGAACGGGCGGTACTGTTTTACGCACAGTTAATGGAGGAGAATCATGGAAAAATGTTTCAGTCCCAAATATGGAAAAGACCGATTTTAGGGATGTTGAAGGATTTGATAAAAATACCGCCATTGTTATGGGAATTGCCTCTCCTGCTCGATTTTATAAAACTACCGATGGGGGCCAAAACTGGAATCTTGTTCACTACGATAATCGTGAAGGTGTGTTTTATGATGGCATGTCATTCTGGAATAGGAAAAATGGAATATCATTTAGTGATCCTATCGACGGCCATCACTTGCTCATTCGAACCACGGATGGGGGTGAGTCGTGGCAGGAAATTCCAAAGGATGGATTCCCCAAAAAGCTTGATCCTGAATTTGGTTTTGCCGCCAGTGGAACGGGCATTCCCGTTCAAGGCCGACAAACTGTTTGGTTGGGGATGGGTGGTAAAAAGTCTCGTGTTTTTAAAAGTGAAGATGGTGGTTTGAATTGGTATGCAACCGAAACACCAGTAGTTCATGGCGGCCAAAGTACGGGCATTTATTCTATGGCCTTTAAAAATAAAAAAGTCGGTATTGCTGTGGGTGGTGATTACATTAATCAGTCCGTAAAAAATACCATGGCATACACGAATGACGGCGGTGCAACTTGGCACCTTCCTGAAAAACAAACCCATCAATACCGTGAATGTGTAGCCCATTACCGCGGCAATATATTTTTTGCTGTGGGGCCATCGGGCTTTGATATGACAACCGATAATGGAAAAAACTGGCATCCCCATTATTGGGAGGTGAAAGACTTGACTGCTGTGGCCTTTGCAAAGGGAAGCAGCATTGGTTATGTGGTAGGGAAAAAGGGTCAAATCTATAAAATAAAAGTAGGGCATTAA
- a CDS encoding oxidoreductase yields the protein MEQKSALVLGASGLIGSEVLTLCLESEMYNKVIAPVRRPLLIDHEKLFEKVIDFDMPPWEDLFPVDHVYCCLGTTIKMAGSKSNFRKVDHDYPLAFGGAARKWNASVFSIVTAAGSNANSKIFYNRVKGELELNLKSLALKSTLIFQPSLLMGDRKEIRRGEKMVIGVAKLTSWMIPRSFRAIHSKTVAKSMVAESCSRRAGFNIISNKTMYNNG from the coding sequence ATGGAACAAAAATCAGCTTTAGTACTAGGTGCTTCCGGTTTGATCGGTTCTGAAGTTCTGACTTTATGTCTGGAATCAGAAATGTATAATAAGGTGATTGCACCTGTCCGTAGGCCATTATTAATTGATCATGAAAAACTGTTTGAAAAGGTGATCGATTTTGACATGCCGCCATGGGAGGATTTATTCCCCGTGGATCATGTATATTGTTGTTTGGGCACCACTATCAAGATGGCAGGGAGCAAATCAAATTTCCGAAAAGTCGATCATGATTATCCCTTGGCCTTTGGAGGGGCAGCCAGAAAATGGAATGCATCGGTTTTCAGTATTGTTACCGCAGCCGGCTCAAACGCCAATTCCAAAATATTTTACAATAGGGTAAAGGGTGAACTTGAATTAAACCTGAAATCATTGGCATTAAAATCAACACTCATTTTTCAACCTTCATTACTGATGGGTGATCGAAAGGAAATTAGAAGGGGAGAAAAGATGGTCATAGGTGTGGCAAAATTAACTTCTTGGATGATACCCCGTTCCTTTCGGGCAATTCACAGCAAAACTGTAGCAAAATCAATGGTTGCGGAATCCTGTTCAAGAAGAGCGGGATTTAACATTATTTCAAATAAAACTATGTATAACAATGGATAA